A single genomic interval of Nonomuraea rubra harbors:
- a CDS encoding epoxide hydrolase family protein produces MNEIKPFRVDIPQADLDDLRARLRRTRWAAQLPGGWSRGVPVAYLRELAAYWADGFDWRAQEARLNAFPQFTTVIDGQPVHFLHVRSPEPDALPLVMTHSWPSTVAEYLEVIGPLTDPRAHGLDPAVAFHVVAPSLPGFAFSPFPEPADERPWSIERVARTWAELMRGLGYERYGAHGNDAGALVTPQLAALDSEHVAGSLITAGLGIPTGRPGELDGLGEKELAELEELTAWTTGGSGYGPYLAARPQTLAYGFADSPVAQLAYLVERFKEFDGWGSGEEPVGRDLVLANASLYWFTATGGSSSWTYYEGAAGLPISQRAVPTGVTHGGPEVMRRLAERDNDLVYWGQAQSPSHLIGLAAPGTLVTGIREFFRMIR; encoded by the coding sequence ATGAACGAGATCAAGCCCTTCCGCGTCGACATTCCCCAGGCCGACCTGGACGACCTGCGAGCCCGGCTGCGGCGCACCAGATGGGCCGCGCAACTGCCCGGCGGGTGGAGCAGGGGCGTGCCGGTGGCGTACCTGCGCGAGCTGGCCGCGTACTGGGCCGACGGGTTCGACTGGCGGGCCCAGGAGGCCAGGCTGAACGCCTTCCCCCAGTTCACCACCGTCATCGACGGGCAGCCGGTCCACTTCCTGCACGTGCGCTCGCCCGAGCCGGACGCCCTGCCGCTGGTCATGACGCACAGCTGGCCCAGCACCGTGGCCGAGTACCTGGAGGTGATCGGCCCCCTCACCGACCCGCGCGCGCACGGCCTCGACCCCGCGGTCGCCTTCCACGTCGTGGCCCCGTCGCTGCCCGGATTCGCGTTCTCGCCGTTCCCCGAGCCCGCCGACGAGCGGCCGTGGAGCATCGAGCGGGTGGCGCGTACGTGGGCGGAGCTCATGCGGGGGCTCGGGTACGAGCGGTACGGCGCGCACGGCAACGACGCCGGCGCGCTCGTCACGCCGCAGCTGGCCGCGCTGGACAGCGAGCACGTGGCGGGCTCGCTCATCACCGCCGGGCTGGGCATCCCCACGGGCCGGCCGGGCGAGCTGGACGGGCTCGGCGAGAAGGAGCTGGCCGAGCTGGAGGAGCTGACCGCCTGGACGACCGGGGGCAGCGGGTACGGGCCGTACCTGGCGGCCAGGCCGCAGACGCTCGCGTACGGGTTCGCCGACTCGCCGGTGGCACAGCTCGCGTACCTGGTGGAGAGGTTCAAGGAGTTCGACGGGTGGGGATCGGGGGAGGAGCCCGTCGGGCGGGACCTGGTGCTCGCCAACGCCAGCCTGTACTGGTTCACGGCGACGGGCGGCTCGTCCTCCTGGACGTACTACGAGGGGGCGGCCGGGCTGCCGATCTCCCAGCGCGCCGTGCCCACCGGGGTGACGCACGGCGGGCCCGAGGTGATGCGGCGGCTGGCCGAGCGGGACAACGACCTCGTGTACTGGGGGCAGGCGCAGAGTCCCAGCCACCTGATCGGACTGGCGGCGCCCGGCACGCTGGTGACGGGCATACGGGAGTTTTTCCGGATGATCCGGTGA
- the rpsA gene encoding 30S ribosomal protein S1, translating to MTSSTEATSSTPQVAVNDIGSEEAFLAAIDETIKYFNDGDIVEGTVVKVDRDEVLLDIGYKTEGVIPSRELSIKHDVDPADVVEVGEHVEALVLQKEDKEGRLILSKKRAQYERAWGTIEKIKDEDGIVTGTVIEVVKGGLILDIGLRGFLPASLVEMRRVRDLQPYVGRELEAKIIELDKNRNNVVLSRRAWLEQTQSEVRQTFLNTLQKGQVRKGVVSSIVNFGAFVDLGGVDGLVHVSELSWKHIDHPSEVVEVGQEVTVEVLDVDMERERVSLSLKATQEDPWQQFARTHQIGQVVPGRVTKLVPFGAFVRVEEGIEGLVHISELAERHVEIPEQVVQVGDEIFVKIIDIDLDRRRISLSLKQANEGVGAEVEFDPTLYGMAATYDDQGNYIYPEGFDPETGEWLEGFDKQREEWERQYAEAQQRFEAHRKQIEEARKAEAEAGEAAPSTYQGETPAQSGSSSSAPASGALASDEALAALREKLAGGQS from the coding sequence ATGACGTCCAGCACTGAGGCCACCTCGAGCACCCCGCAGGTAGCGGTCAACGACATCGGGTCCGAGGAAGCCTTCCTCGCGGCGATCGACGAGACCATCAAGTACTTCAACGACGGCGACATCGTCGAGGGCACCGTCGTCAAGGTCGATCGAGACGAGGTTCTTCTCGATATCGGCTACAAGACCGAGGGTGTCATCCCCTCGCGTGAGCTTTCGATCAAGCACGATGTCGATCCCGCTGACGTCGTGGAGGTCGGGGAGCACGTCGAAGCCCTGGTTCTCCAGAAGGAGGACAAGGAAGGGCGCCTGATCCTGTCCAAGAAGCGGGCTCAGTACGAGCGCGCCTGGGGCACGATCGAGAAGATCAAGGACGAGGACGGCATCGTCACCGGCACCGTCATCGAGGTCGTCAAGGGTGGTCTCATCCTCGACATCGGCCTGCGGGGCTTCCTCCCCGCGTCCCTGGTCGAGATGCGCCGTGTCCGCGATCTGCAGCCGTACGTCGGCCGTGAGCTCGAGGCGAAGATCATCGAGCTCGACAAGAACCGCAACAACGTGGTCCTGTCGCGCCGCGCCTGGCTCGAGCAGACGCAGTCCGAGGTTCGCCAGACGTTCCTCAACACCCTCCAGAAGGGCCAGGTCCGCAAGGGCGTCGTCTCCTCGATCGTCAACTTCGGTGCGTTCGTGGACCTCGGCGGCGTCGACGGTCTGGTCCACGTGTCCGAGCTGTCCTGGAAGCACATCGACCACCCGTCCGAGGTGGTCGAGGTCGGCCAGGAGGTCACGGTCGAGGTCCTCGACGTCGACATGGAGCGCGAGCGCGTCTCCCTGTCGCTCAAGGCCACCCAGGAAGACCCGTGGCAGCAGTTCGCCCGCACCCACCAGATCGGCCAGGTCGTGCCGGGCCGCGTCACCAAGCTGGTGCCGTTCGGCGCGTTCGTCCGGGTCGAGGAGGGCATCGAGGGCCTGGTCCACATCTCCGAGCTGGCCGAGCGCCACGTGGAGATCCCGGAGCAGGTCGTCCAGGTCGGCGACGAGATCTTCGTGAAGATCATCGACATCGACCTCGACCGTCGCCGCATCAGCCTCTCGCTGAAGCAGGCCAACGAGGGCGTCGGCGCCGAGGTCGAGTTCGACCCGACGCTGTACGGCATGGCGGCCACCTACGACGACCAGGGCAACTACATCTACCCCGAGGGCTTCGACCCCGAGACGGGCGAGTGGCTCGAGGGCTTCGACAAGCAGCGTGAGGAGTGGGAGCGGCAGTACGCCGAGGCCCAGCAGCGCTTCGAGGCCCACAGGAAGCAGATCGAGGAGGCCCGCAAGGCCGAGGCGGAGGCCGGCGAGGCCGCTCCCTCGACCTACCAGGGCGAGACGCCGGCCCAGTCCGGCAGCTCCTCGTCGGCTCCCGCCAGCGGCGCGCTCGCCTCTGACGAGGCGCTCGCGGCTCTGCGCGAGAAGCTCGCGGGCGGCCAGAGCTGA
- a CDS encoding polysaccharide deacetylase family protein has protein sequence MRVPGSLPRIIGIANVVVITVAVIGLSLLPAGPRPQAGPKAAEHGRSPAAAASPEPSASPVGQPPGVVATPEFARQVRANEAGLVPVLMYHRILAKRHASLDRTPDQLRKELVRLAERGYVPITAREFASGDIRVPAGKHPVVLTFDDGHPSHFGLGADGGPLPGTAVAVIQEVAGRYPGFRPVATFWVNREPFGLRDRAAQEAAVRWLVDHGYEVANHTWGHPNLRMLKRKKVGEQIVRIERLLKKLGAPPSETMALPYGSMPRPKKAARSGSWDGTRYDFAGVFLAGAEPSLSPYAKKFDRGAIQRIQSNGKKGECRKWCSQYWLEWLDKHPRERYVSDGDPERISIPEALRGNIVAKRGLQVIAY, from the coding sequence GTGCGGGTTCCAGGGTCCCTTCCGCGGATCATCGGCATCGCGAACGTCGTCGTGATCACGGTGGCCGTCATCGGCCTGAGCCTCCTGCCGGCCGGGCCGCGACCCCAGGCCGGGCCGAAGGCCGCCGAGCACGGGCGGAGCCCCGCGGCGGCCGCGTCGCCTGAGCCGTCCGCCAGCCCTGTCGGGCAGCCGCCAGGGGTGGTGGCCACGCCCGAGTTCGCCCGGCAGGTGCGCGCCAACGAGGCGGGCCTGGTGCCGGTCCTGATGTACCACCGCATCCTGGCCAAGCGGCACGCCTCGCTCGACCGGACGCCCGACCAGCTCAGGAAGGAGCTGGTGAGGCTGGCCGAGCGGGGTTACGTGCCGATCACCGCCAGGGAGTTCGCCTCCGGGGACATCCGGGTGCCCGCCGGGAAGCACCCCGTCGTGCTCACGTTCGACGACGGGCACCCCAGCCACTTCGGGCTCGGGGCGGACGGCGGGCCGCTGCCCGGCACTGCCGTGGCGGTGATCCAGGAGGTGGCGGGCCGGTATCCCGGATTCCGGCCGGTGGCCACGTTCTGGGTCAACAGGGAGCCGTTCGGGCTGCGCGACAGGGCCGCGCAGGAGGCCGCCGTGCGGTGGCTGGTCGATCACGGCTACGAGGTGGCCAACCACACCTGGGGCCACCCGAACCTGAGGATGCTCAAGCGCAAGAAGGTCGGCGAGCAGATCGTCAGGATCGAACGCCTGCTCAAGAAGCTCGGCGCGCCGCCGTCGGAGACGATGGCCCTGCCGTACGGGTCGATGCCCCGGCCCAAGAAGGCCGCGCGGAGCGGGTCCTGGGACGGCACGCGGTATGATTTCGCGGGCGTGTTCCTCGCCGGGGCCGAGCCTTCGCTTTCGCCCTACGCGAAAAAGTTCGACCGTGGGGCGATCCAGCGGATCCAGAGCAACGGCAAGAAGGGCGAGTGCCGCAAATGGTGCTCGCAGTACTGGCTGGAATGGCTGGACAAGCACCCTCGTGAGCGCTATGTGAGCGACGGCGACCCGGAGCGGATCTCCATACCGGAGGCACTTCGAGGTAATATCGTCGCCAAGCGAGGGCTCCAGGTCATCGCCTACTGA
- the polA gene encoding DNA polymerase I produces MPKSEVTPSRPCLLLLDGHSLAYRAFYALKDANLMTTDGQHTEAVYGFTSMLTNILRDEQPTHVAVAFDRSEPTFRHEEYAEYKANRSETPEDFRGQMQLIYELLDTLRIPRMSKAGFEADDLIATLATRAGEQGMNVLIVTGDRDALQLVNEHVTVLMTRKGISDMTRFTPEAVEEKYGLTPAQYPDFAALRGDPSDNLLSIPSVGEKTAAKWVREFGSLTALVDRVDEVKGKVGDKLREHVAQVLMNRRLTELLRDVPLEVELGDLKQGAWEREEINKLFDTLQIRGELRERVFKVLGTGEQEPEQGFEVETVLLGPDRVAGWLSALPEGRAGLAFKGAYGSGTGRVDAIAVASPDGTAAHIDPVKLTESDEAALRAWLGDDTRPKAVHDAKGPILALWAQGMELRGLSCDTALAAYLAMPGQRTFALEDLARRYLHRDLRAEEEPNGQAALFGDDEDAPAKDLALRAHAVRELAEALETFLAGRGGTQLLADVELPLLSVLAEMERAGIAVDSEYFAGLEAEFGAAVKHAVEEAHRSVGEQFNLGSPKQLQEILFTRLNLPKTKKIKTGYSTDADQLAWLATQTEHELPTIMLRHRDQQKLRTTVEGLIKEISDDGRIHTTFNQIIAATGRLSSEKPNLQNIPIRTAEGRRIRQGFTVGEGYETLLTADYSQIELRIMAHLSGDESLIESFESGHDFHQATAARVFDLPPEQIDGELRARIKAMNYGLAYGLSDFGLSTQLNIPVSEARALKEEYFQEFGGVRDFLNAIVSQARTDGYTETIMGRRRYLPDLTSDNRQRREMAERMALNAPIQGSAADIIKVAMLHVHQALREEGLASRMLLQVHDELVFEVAPGELERLTQLVCDQMNAAYHLRVPLEVSVGVGRTWEDAGH; encoded by the coding sequence GTGCCGAAGAGTGAAGTGACCCCCAGCCGCCCGTGCCTGCTGCTGCTTGACGGGCATTCCCTGGCCTACCGCGCGTTCTACGCGCTCAAGGACGCCAACCTGATGACCACCGACGGTCAGCACACCGAGGCGGTCTACGGGTTCACCTCGATGCTGACCAACATCCTGCGCGACGAGCAGCCCACGCACGTCGCGGTGGCCTTCGACCGGTCGGAGCCGACGTTCCGCCACGAGGAGTACGCGGAGTACAAGGCCAACAGGAGCGAGACCCCGGAGGACTTCCGCGGTCAGATGCAGCTCATCTACGAGCTGCTCGACACGCTGCGCATCCCGCGCATGTCCAAGGCGGGCTTCGAGGCCGACGACCTCATCGCCACCCTGGCCACCCGCGCCGGCGAGCAGGGTATGAACGTCCTGATCGTCACCGGCGACCGCGACGCGCTGCAGCTGGTCAACGAGCACGTCACCGTCCTGATGACGCGCAAGGGCATCAGCGACATGACCCGGTTCACGCCGGAGGCGGTGGAGGAGAAGTACGGCCTCACCCCCGCCCAGTACCCCGACTTCGCCGCCCTGCGCGGCGACCCCAGCGACAACCTCCTGAGCATCCCCAGCGTGGGGGAGAAGACCGCCGCCAAGTGGGTGCGCGAGTTCGGCTCCCTGACCGCGCTCGTCGACCGGGTCGACGAGGTCAAGGGCAAGGTCGGCGACAAGCTGCGCGAGCACGTCGCCCAGGTCCTGATGAACCGCCGGCTCACCGAGCTGCTGCGCGACGTGCCGCTGGAGGTCGAGCTCGGCGACCTCAAGCAGGGCGCCTGGGAGCGCGAGGAGATCAACAAGCTGTTCGACACCCTGCAGATCCGCGGCGAGCTGCGCGAGCGGGTGTTCAAGGTGCTCGGCACCGGCGAGCAGGAGCCCGAGCAGGGCTTCGAGGTCGAGACCGTGCTGCTCGGCCCCGACCGGGTCGCCGGCTGGCTGTCCGCGCTGCCCGAGGGCCGTGCCGGGCTCGCCTTCAAGGGCGCCTACGGCAGCGGCACCGGCCGCGTCGACGCCATCGCCGTGGCCTCGCCCGACGGCACCGCCGCCCACATCGACCCCGTCAAGCTCACCGAGAGCGACGAGGCGGCCCTGCGAGCCTGGCTGGGCGACGACACCAGGCCCAAGGCCGTGCACGACGCCAAGGGGCCCATCCTGGCCCTCTGGGCGCAGGGCATGGAGCTGCGCGGCCTGAGCTGCGACACCGCGCTGGCCGCCTACCTCGCCATGCCGGGCCAGCGCACGTTCGCCCTGGAGGACCTGGCCAGGCGCTACCTCCACCGCGACCTGCGGGCCGAGGAGGAGCCCAACGGGCAGGCCGCGCTGTTCGGCGACGACGAGGACGCCCCGGCCAAGGACCTCGCGCTGCGCGCCCACGCCGTGCGCGAGCTGGCCGAGGCCCTGGAGACCTTCCTGGCCGGGCGCGGCGGCACGCAGCTCCTGGCCGACGTGGAGCTGCCGCTGCTGTCGGTGCTGGCCGAGATGGAGCGGGCGGGCATCGCCGTCGACAGCGAGTACTTCGCCGGCCTGGAGGCCGAGTTCGGGGCCGCGGTCAAGCACGCCGTCGAGGAGGCGCACCGCTCGGTCGGCGAGCAGTTCAACCTGGGCTCGCCCAAGCAGCTCCAGGAGATCCTGTTCACCCGGCTCAACCTGCCCAAGACCAAGAAGATCAAGACCGGCTACAGCACCGACGCCGACCAGCTCGCCTGGCTCGCCACCCAGACCGAGCACGAGCTGCCCACGATCATGCTGCGCCACCGCGACCAGCAGAAGCTGCGCACCACGGTGGAGGGCCTGATAAAGGAGATCTCCGACGACGGGCGCATCCACACCACGTTCAACCAGATCATCGCCGCCACCGGCCGGCTCTCCTCGGAGAAGCCCAACCTGCAGAACATCCCGATCCGCACCGCCGAGGGCCGCCGCATCCGGCAGGGCTTCACGGTCGGCGAAGGCTACGAGACGCTGCTGACCGCCGACTACAGCCAGATCGAGCTGCGCATCATGGCCCACCTGTCGGGCGACGAGTCGCTGATCGAGTCGTTCGAGTCGGGGCACGACTTCCACCAGGCCACCGCCGCCAGGGTCTTCGACCTGCCGCCCGAGCAGATCGACGGCGAGCTGCGGGCCCGGATCAAGGCGATGAACTACGGCCTGGCCTACGGCCTGTCCGACTTCGGGCTGTCCACCCAGCTCAACATCCCGGTGAGCGAGGCGCGGGCGCTGAAGGAGGAGTACTTCCAGGAGTTCGGCGGCGTGCGCGACTTCCTCAACGCCATCGTCTCCCAGGCCCGCACCGACGGCTACACCGAGACGATCATGGGCCGCCGCCGCTACCTGCCCGACCTCACCAGCGACAACCGCCAGCGCCGCGAGATGGCCGAGCGGATGGCGCTCAACGCGCCCATCCAGGGCTCGGCCGCCGACATCATCAAGGTCGCCATGCTCCACGTGCACCAGGCGCTGCGCGAGGAGGGGCTGGCCTCGCGGATGTTGCTGCAGGTCCACGACGAGCTGGTGTTCGAGGTGGCGCCGGGCGAGCTGGAGCGGCTCACGCAGCTCGTGTGCGACCAGATGAACGCCGCCTACCACCTGCGGGTGCCGCTGGAGGTCTCGGTGGGCGTGGGCCGTACCTGGGAGGACGCGGGGCACTGA
- a CDS encoding PaaI family thioesterase, translating to MGIQFLEVTAERVVGRMPVEGNTQPYGLLHGGASAVLAETLGSVGAAVHAGPERIAVGIELNATHHRSATSGYVTGVATRLHGGRTLATYDIEITDEQGRRVCTSRLTCMVRDR from the coding sequence ATGGGCATCCAGTTCCTGGAGGTCACGGCCGAGCGGGTCGTGGGCCGCATGCCGGTGGAGGGGAACACGCAGCCGTACGGCCTGCTGCACGGCGGGGCCTCGGCGGTGCTCGCCGAGACGCTGGGCTCGGTGGGGGCGGCCGTGCACGCCGGTCCCGAGCGCATCGCCGTGGGCATCGAGCTGAACGCCACCCACCACCGGTCGGCGACCTCCGGGTACGTCACCGGGGTCGCGACACGGTTGCACGGCGGCCGCACTTTGGCGACGTACGACATCGAGATCACCGATGAGCAGGGCCGTCGCGTCTGTACCTCACGCCTCACCTGCATGGTGCGAGACCGATAA
- a CDS encoding branched-chain amino acid ABC transporter permease codes for MRGGNNVRTPTVYEGNCSTVLYALQPKGAPGQQQQDGGGSTSTFWTQAAQLTFEGLNLGLIIALAALGLSLIYGTTGLTNFAHGELVTLGAILAYAFNIGFGLHLIPAAVIAVIVAGVLGYFQDRLFWGQLRRRGTGTIAMMIISIGVALFLRYVFLIFFGGQTEAYAQYTAQPGIEVGPISAAPKNFVAMGIELAVLIIVGIALLRTRTGKAARAVADNPALAASSGINVDRVIRIIWTFGGAIAALAGIMLGLSQNLKYTMGQDVLLLIFAGVTLGGLGTAFGALVGSLVVGLFIQVSTLWVPPELKSVGALAVLIIVLLVRPQGILGRRERIG; via the coding sequence GTGCGCGGTGGCAACAACGTCCGCACGCCGACGGTCTACGAGGGCAACTGCTCCACGGTCCTGTACGCCCTGCAGCCGAAGGGAGCCCCCGGCCAGCAGCAGCAGGACGGCGGCGGTTCGACCAGCACGTTCTGGACGCAGGCCGCGCAGCTCACGTTCGAGGGCCTGAACCTCGGCCTGATCATCGCGCTGGCCGCGCTGGGCCTGTCGCTCATCTACGGCACCACCGGCCTGACCAACTTCGCCCACGGCGAGCTGGTCACGCTGGGCGCCATCCTCGCCTACGCCTTCAACATAGGCTTCGGGCTGCATCTCATCCCGGCAGCGGTGATCGCCGTCATCGTCGCCGGAGTCCTCGGCTACTTCCAGGACCGCCTGTTCTGGGGGCAGCTGCGCAGGCGCGGCACCGGCACGATCGCCATGATGATCATCTCGATCGGCGTGGCGCTCTTCCTCCGGTACGTGTTCCTGATCTTCTTCGGCGGCCAGACCGAGGCCTACGCCCAGTACACCGCCCAGCCCGGCATCGAGGTGGGCCCGATCTCGGCCGCACCCAAGAACTTCGTGGCCATGGGCATCGAGCTGGCGGTCCTGATCATCGTCGGCATCGCGCTGCTGCGCACCCGCACCGGCAAGGCGGCCCGCGCCGTGGCCGACAACCCCGCGCTGGCAGCCTCGTCCGGCATCAACGTCGACCGGGTCATCAGGATCATCTGGACGTTCGGCGGCGCCATCGCCGCGCTGGCCGGCATCATGCTCGGCCTCTCCCAGAACCTGAAGTACACGATGGGCCAGGACGTCCTGCTGCTCATCTTCGCCGGCGTCACGCTCGGCGGGCTCGGCACCGCCTTCGGCGCCCTGGTGGGCTCGCTCGTGGTCGGCCTGTTCATCCAGGTCTCGACCCTGTGGGTGCCGCCGGAGCTGAAGAGCGTGGGCGCGCTCGCCGTACTCATCATCGTGCTCCTCGTCCGGCCGCAGGGCATTCTCGGCCGCCGCGAGCGGATCGGCTGA
- a CDS encoding branched-chain amino acid ABC transporter permease, giving the protein MDWITILSTTIKAAVNVETVLYAIGAIGLNVHFGYTGLLNFGQAAFMGVAGYGLAVTVTVMGLPFWVGIFVGLIAAVILAILLGIPTLKLRADYLAIVTIAAAEIVRLIFRSVEFKSVFGGSDGQRGFTDGFYALNPYPEGEYGFNLGPVPLLFGHRTMWVLTVGWALIALFSFIVYLLMKSPWGRVLKAIREDEDAVRSLGKSVFSYKMQALVLGGVIGCFGGFIYGLGYASVQPDVFGTETTFYMYTMLILGGAARVLGPVLGSMIFWVLLVLFYNVMAEAVAAGYITFLNTNQVGAMRWILVGLGLILLLIYRPQGILGDKREIAIDARR; this is encoded by the coding sequence ATGGACTGGATCACGATTCTCAGCACCACCATCAAGGCGGCGGTCAACGTCGAGACGGTGCTGTACGCCATCGGCGCCATCGGCCTGAACGTGCACTTCGGCTACACCGGCCTGCTGAACTTCGGCCAGGCCGCGTTCATGGGCGTGGCCGGCTACGGGCTGGCCGTCACGGTCACCGTCATGGGGCTGCCGTTCTGGGTCGGCATCTTCGTCGGCCTGATCGCCGCCGTCATCCTGGCGATCCTGCTGGGCATACCGACGCTGAAGCTGCGCGCCGACTACCTGGCCATCGTCACCATCGCCGCGGCGGAGATCGTCCGCCTCATCTTCCGCTCGGTGGAGTTCAAGAGCGTCTTCGGCGGCTCCGACGGCCAGCGCGGCTTCACCGACGGGTTCTACGCGCTCAACCCGTACCCCGAAGGGGAGTACGGCTTCAACCTCGGGCCGGTGCCGCTGCTCTTCGGCCACCGCACGATGTGGGTGCTCACGGTGGGCTGGGCGCTCATCGCCCTGTTCAGCTTCATCGTGTACCTGCTGATGAAGAGCCCGTGGGGCCGCGTGCTCAAGGCCATCCGCGAGGACGAGGACGCGGTGCGCAGCCTGGGCAAGAGCGTGTTCTCGTACAAGATGCAGGCGCTCGTCCTGGGCGGCGTCATCGGCTGCTTCGGCGGTTTCATCTACGGTCTCGGCTACGCCTCGGTGCAGCCCGACGTGTTCGGCACCGAAACCACGTTCTACATGTACACGATGCTCATCCTCGGCGGCGCCGCACGCGTGCTCGGCCCCGTTCTCGGCTCGATGATCTTCTGGGTGCTCCTGGTCCTGTTCTACAACGTGATGGCCGAGGCGGTCGCCGCCGGGTACATCACGTTCCTGAACACGAACCAGGTCGGTGCCATGCGCTGGATCCTGGTCGGCCTCGGTCTGATCCTGTTGCTCATCTACCGGCCGCAGGGCATTTTGGGTGACAAGAGGGAGATAGCGATCGATGCACGACGCTAA
- a CDS encoding ABC transporter ATP-binding protein, protein MHDAKTTATAGATDRKAAALAAFKDLARDPGVPKPDPILVADNVVRRFGGLTAVEVNHVEVQRGSITALIGPNGAGKTTFFNQLTGFDTADSGTWTFNGRAMNGVPAHKVARAGMVRTFQLTKALSRLTVMENMRLGAQQQKGENFWRALIPSVWRGQEEEITERAEELLVRFKLDAKRDDFAGSLSGGQRKLLEMARALMVRPELVMLDEPMAGVNPALTQSLLGHVKDLREQGMTVLFVEHDMDMVRDISDWVIVMAQGAVIAEGPPSTIMSDERVIDAYLGAHHDAPLSESELEAQLHEAEAALEAEIHETGGITAPEPETAEERQK, encoded by the coding sequence ATGCACGACGCTAAGACGACTGCGACCGCCGGGGCCACCGACCGCAAGGCGGCGGCGCTGGCCGCGTTCAAGGATCTGGCCCGCGATCCCGGGGTGCCCAAGCCCGACCCGATCCTCGTGGCCGACAACGTGGTGCGCCGCTTCGGCGGCCTGACCGCCGTCGAGGTCAACCATGTCGAGGTCCAGCGCGGCTCCATCACCGCGCTGATCGGCCCCAACGGTGCGGGCAAGACCACGTTCTTCAACCAGCTCACCGGCTTCGACACGGCCGACTCCGGCACGTGGACGTTCAACGGGCGGGCCATGAACGGCGTACCCGCGCACAAGGTGGCGCGGGCCGGCATGGTGCGCACGTTCCAGCTCACCAAGGCGCTCTCGCGCCTCACGGTGATGGAGAACATGCGCCTGGGCGCCCAGCAGCAGAAGGGCGAGAACTTCTGGCGAGCCCTCATCCCGAGCGTCTGGCGCGGGCAGGAGGAGGAGATCACCGAGCGGGCCGAGGAGCTGCTCGTCCGCTTCAAGCTCGACGCCAAGCGCGACGACTTCGCCGGGTCGCTCTCCGGCGGCCAGCGCAAGCTGCTGGAGATGGCCCGCGCGCTCATGGTCCGCCCCGAGCTGGTCATGCTCGACGAGCCGATGGCCGGCGTGAACCCGGCGCTGACGCAGTCGCTGCTCGGCCACGTCAAGGACCTGCGCGAGCAGGGCATGACCGTGCTGTTCGTGGAGCACGACATGGACATGGTCCGCGACATCAGCGACTGGGTCATCGTCATGGCGCAGGGAGCGGTCATCGCCGAGGGCCCGCCCTCGACGATCATGTCCGACGAGCGCGTGATCGACGCCTACCTCGGCGCCCACCACGACGCGCCGCTGTCGGAGAGCGAGCTGGAGGCCCAGCTCCACGAGGCCGAGGCGGCCCTGGAGGCGGAGATCCACGAGACCGGCGGCATCACCGCCCCGGAGCCCGAGACCGCAGAGGAGAGGCAGAAGTGA
- a CDS encoding ABC transporter ATP-binding protein, whose product MSADEAPVQSKAAVTDRSAHLEGAKDAVLRCDELIAGYLPGVNILNGSDLYVKDGELIGIIGPNGAGKSTLLKAMFGLVTIRSGTVVLKGEDITNMKAHSLVSRGVGYVPQTNNVFPSLTIEENLEMGAFQVPGKFKERFEFVAELFPALKERRKQRAGSLSGGERQMVAMARALMTEPSVLLLDEPSAGLSPKLQDLVFIQAQQINKAGVTVIMVEQNARRCLQICHRGYVLDQGRNAYTGTGRQLANDPKVIELYLGTLAKA is encoded by the coding sequence GTGAGCGCCGACGAAGCGCCCGTCCAGTCCAAGGCCGCCGTCACCGACCGCAGCGCCCACCTGGAGGGCGCCAAGGACGCGGTGCTGCGCTGCGACGAGCTGATCGCGGGTTACCTCCCGGGCGTCAACATCCTCAACGGCTCCGACCTGTACGTGAAGGACGGCGAGCTGATCGGCATCATCGGCCCCAACGGCGCCGGGAAGTCGACCCTGCTCAAGGCCATGTTCGGCCTGGTCACCATCCGCAGCGGCACGGTCGTGCTCAAGGGTGAGGACATCACGAACATGAAGGCGCACTCCCTGGTCTCGCGCGGCGTCGGCTACGTGCCGCAGACCAACAACGTCTTCCCCAGCCTCACCATCGAGGAGAACCTCGAGATGGGCGCCTTCCAGGTGCCGGGGAAGTTCAAGGAGCGCTTCGAGTTCGTGGCCGAGCTGTTCCCCGCGCTCAAGGAGCGGCGCAAGCAGCGCGCAGGCTCCCTGTCGGGCGGTGAGCGGCAGATGGTGGCGATGGCCAGGGCCCTCATGACCGAGCCCTCCGTGCTGCTGCTCGACGAGCCGTCGGCGGGCCTGTCGCCCAAGCTGCAGGACCTGGTCTTCATCCAGGCCCAGCAGATCAACAAGGCCGGCGTGACCGTGATCATGGTGGAGCAGAACGCGCGGCGCTGCCTGCAGATCTGCCACCGCGGTTACGTGCTCGACCAGGGCCGCAACGCCTACACCGGCACCGGCAGGCAGCTCGCCAACGACCCGAAGGTCATCGAGCTGTACCTGGGGACGCTGGCCAAGGCGTAA